A genomic window from Corticium candelabrum chromosome 8, ooCorCand1.1, whole genome shotgun sequence includes:
- the LOC134182838 gene encoding uncharacterized protein LOC134182838, with the protein MAIPLKYLAAAQVVRYHGATLAEFPANTHQALGVQWLRVRMHPNGKDFIVDHYTLSPNKVISIAATFGHAAMVPLARKLGSTHIQEAMNMAAYGGHEHVVRLCYNYGDMFDPDEVMERAAEGGHEHVAHLCRKLGATDLNRAILWPQVVVSRTSCVFVAIGVTKFDMPMAWATDTGHEHIARLCHEWGATNFHMSMRWAASGGHESIARLCRDWGPPTSTRLWPGPQRGHENLVRLCHEWGATGVDNAMICAADKGHESIVRLCRELGAVDIDATMAQAAGKGYVDIVILCLEWGASDLKWAIACARNEGYEDIVRLCRRWSSI; encoded by the coding sequence ATGGCGATTCCGTTAAAATATCTTGCCGCTGCTCAAGTGGTGCGTTATCACGGGGCAACTCTTGCCGAATTTCCTGCGAATACGCATCAAGCTCTAGGGGTCCAGTGGCTGAGAGTTCGAATGCATCCAAATGGTAAAGATTTTATCGTAGACCACTACACCCTTTCTCCTAATAAAGTTATATCCATTGCGGCCACATTTGGTCACGCCGCTATGGTACCTCTGGCTCGAAAACTTGGTTCCACTCATATCCAAGAGGCTATGAATATGGCTGCTTATGGAGGCCACGAGCACGTCGTGCGATTGTGTTACAACTACGGCGACATGTTCGATCCTGACGAAGTCATGGAAAGGGCCGCAGAGGGTGGTCATGAACACGTCGCGCACCTGTGCCGCAAACTGGGAGCTACCGATCTCAACCGAGCAATCCTCTGGCCGCAAGTGGTggtttcgagaacgtcatgcGTCTTTGTCGCGATTGGGGTCACCAAGTTCGATATGCCCATGGCTTGGGCCACGGACACCGGGCACGAACACATCGCACGTCTCTGTCATGAATGGGGCGCCACCAACTTCCACATGTCTATGAGATGGGCCGCAAGTGGTGGTCACGAATCCATAGCGCGTCTGTGTCGTGATTGGGGGCCACCTACTTCGACGAGGCTATGGCCTGGGCCGCAGAGGGGTCACGAGAATCTTGTGCGTTTATGTCACGAATGGGGTGCCACAGGCGTTGACAACGCTATGATATGTGCCGCGGACAAGGGTCATGAATCCATCGTGCGGCTTTGTCGTGAATTGGGCGCTGTCGATATTGACGCTACCATGGCGCAAGCTGCCGGGAAAGGCTACGTAGACATCGTAATTCTATGCCTTGAATGGGGTGCCTCCGACCTTAAATGGGCCATAGCATGTGCCAGGAATGAAGGCTACGAAGACATTGTACGCTTATGTCGTCGATGGTCATCTATCTAA
- the LOC134182836 gene encoding 52 kDa repressor of the inhibitor of the protein kinase-like, translating to MSGHPNGCQAKFREFVPEARYFHCASHQLNLALTKACAVKFVQCMLSDLQALQVFFKYSPKRQRCLETCTAVLNLDRKQNGKSEICSLKLKLLSVTRWVGRHTAISDFIKIYEAIIYCLEVICGRSPVPSIDQQSEAAMAHPEEINTFDAKSVTKCNAFVSGYLKGLSVLLQGSHLDILEAYSEIPNTVQLFQEHRKKAVDTFRNMYDSICLMTSLFGRDTPEIPRLVARQTLRSNLSVSSPDSYWRASVFIPFIDSLIPELCSRFTSLTQKTIQALLLLPANMRNLKEENIINTFSAYESDLPDASSYSAEINRWRKKWDNASQTPETLPVTLKETMEATNSLLYPNIARILHLLAIIPVTSANVEHTNSALKLIKTNLRSTMSQARLNALVSLVCHRSVSLNIDAVVNRFAQAHPRLAPESS from the exons ATGAGTGGTCATCCAAATGGATGCCAAGCTAAATTCAGAGAATTTGTTCCTGAGGCACGATACTTTCATTGCGCAAGTCATCAGTTAAATCTTGCTCTTACTAAGGCTTGTGCAGTTAAATTTGTTCAATGTATGCTATCCGATTTGCAAGCTCTTCAGGTATTTTTCAAATACTCCCCTAAGAGACAGCGCTGCCTAGAAACTTGCACTGCCGTGCTTAACCTAGACCGAAAGCAGAACGGGAAATCGGAGATATGTAGCCTGAAGTTAAAGTTGTTGTCTGTAACACGTTGGGTTGGGCGTCATACCGCCATTTCTGATTTCATCAAGATATACGAGGCCATCATCTACTGCCTTGAGGTAATCTGTGGCCGAAGTCCAGTTCCATCCATTGATCAGCAGTCAGAAGCTGCCATGGCCCACCCAGAAGAAATCAATACGTTTGACGCTAAGTCAGTGACGAAG TGTAATGCGTTCGTTTCTGGCTACTTGAAAGGTCTCAGTGTTCTTCTACAAGGGTCTCACTTGGATATCCTCGAGGCCTATTCAGAGATTCCCAACACTGTTCAGCTCTTTCAAGAGCACAGGAAAAAAGCTGTGGACACATTTCGCAACATGTACGATTCCATCTGCTTGATGACTAGTCTGTTTGGAAGAGACACGCCAGAAATTCCTCGTTTGGTGGCACGTCAAACTCTTCGAAGCAACCTCTCTGTATCAAGTCCCGATTCATATTGGCGGGCATCTGTATTCATACCATTTATAGATTCTTTGATTCCAGAGTTGTGTAGTCGGTTCACTAGTCTCACTCAAAAGACCATTCAAGCACTTCTCCTTCTCCCAGCCAACATGAGAAATTTAAAAGAGGAGAACATCATCAACACCTTTAGTGCGTATGAGTCAGACCTACCTGATGCTTCATCCTACTCAGCTGAGATCAACCGATGGCGCAAGAAGTGGGACAATGCGTCCCAGACACCTGAGACTCTCCCAGTTACTTTGAAGGAGACAATGGAGGCGACAAATTCCTTGCTGTATCCAAATATAGCGCGAATTCTACACCTTCTTGCCATCATTCCTGTAACATCAGCTAATGTCGAACACACTAACTCAGCACTCAAGTTAATCAAAACGAATCTCCGAAGCACAATGTCACAGGCCCGACTGAATGCTCTGGTTTCGTTGGTCTGCCACCGGTCTGTTTCTTTAAACATTGATGCAGTTGTCAATCGTTTTGCGCAAGCACACCCTAGACTTGCTCCTGAATCCAGTTAA